A window of Vanessa cardui chromosome 16, ilVanCard2.1, whole genome shotgun sequence genomic DNA:
gctgtGCGTGCCGCCCGCGCGCCCCGCGCACCCCGCGCTGCTGGCGCGCGACGACTGCTCGCTGTGGCTGCTGCGCCCCGACGCGCCGCAGGTCAGCACCCTCATCTTACTATCGCCCAGCTCGCGTATGTCGGGACTACCGATGTATgtgttttcataatataaaaacctactaaagaaaagttaaaaaaggCTTATCACAAATCGTCAATCGTTTTCTTAATTTTGCGGTACTACGTCAAAACTCGGTACccgatctttaaatttacaagcGTCCATGCGTCCAACATCCCAAGCCAACCAGTGTCAGTAGAAATGAGCCGAGTTGTCGGTCTTGTGGCTGGATAAGCCCGCAAATCCGTTTGCGATCCCATCTGATTGTGAGAGTGGAAGAACAGAGAGTGTAACATATTGTATTGCACACAAACTTGTGCAATACAATATGTTCGCCTAGTTGGCTGGTTACCGTGTTCGAAATCAATGAAAATGACATTGTAGGGTTGCCAATACCTATTcacctaattccccaaaaatGAAAGCGAAATTCCCCAAATTCATGGAAAAAATGACCCAAGTccccacacagaaataaaggaaaaatcatgttattttatgtcttttttgtgttttcctttttttattgcGTCTCTACTAGTCATTAAGGAAACTATCGTATCTATGTCTAGTCCTCCTATACACAAACTAAGGGTGTCCtatattgaaaaagtatttGCTAACTAATAATCGACTACAATATCCATTTTCGTACTAACAAAACAACGGCTAAACAATCAATTACTCATCGtttggtataatataaatacataagaaaATTCCCTTCGTTTTCCCCGCATAATGACAATCCCCACACCAATCCCCCGATCGACTTGCGATTCCCCGCAATTTTGGGGAAATCCCCATACGTTGGCAACGCCGATCACCAATCAACAACTTAtcacctaaaaaaatattcttgcatatcatttattgatttaactAATTTAAAGATGTTtctattaacttatttttttttaatttcagtctGATGCCGAGGGACCGACACCaaagaaaaagaataaaaaaaagaatgcgACAAATCCTAACTCCCAAATTAAAATCATTCCCATGAAGgtactatacaaatatttatccgGTTTTTTCTTTCTGAATCGTGACGTGATTTTTTGTATAGTCTGTAAGCTTTCTTAATTAATGGCTCTTTTAATTaatcagaatttttttttaattcagtcaGGTAAATTTCGAGGCAATCGCatttaaacaaactttttcagcgttatctataaaaaaaaaattaaaatatattgattttgccCTTAAATGCATTTACAGAATACAGAACAAACAACATGTCTATTATAAAGATTGCATTTTTAAAGCAAGCGTTTTCTTCATTGTTACAGTACTTGGCTGACTTCCACTGGCTCGGAGACGATGAAGCTGTGACGTTAGAGATTTTACCCGAAAATATTATATCGCAGCTACCACCAGTGATAGCTACCAAGAGACATAATGTATAggcgtaaatatatttaaaatataggcacttattttatttcctaaatGTGTTTGattttttggtttatttatatatgtattataaaacaattctattaagtattatatttgaacttaaaataaaggtatttaAACTAAAGTATTGATAAGTTATctaattaacaaaacatttaatttaaattgttccaAAACGTCGTTAATGTCGCCCGATCATGATAATAACGAATCAAAATCGAATATTGTTACATCTTGTTGCTGCGGGTAACCCCAAATTTTATCTGTGACGTCACACCTCGCAGGCGGCAACTTGTACGATATTGGATCTCCATCTACACTCCTGAAATCATTGTTATTGTCttacagtataaaaaaaatacaaaatattatattgaaatataaaatgtaattttaattgtaaataattaatgtgtggtttaataataaaatagtcactgttaattttttatttaataacttgatGAGAGCACTGACACGACTTGCTTACTGTGTGCGTTGCACGaatgtttaattgtttaattccTTCTAGATCCACGGTAGAATACTCATATTCCGAACCAATAACGGCACTTTACTTTTAtgataagaattttaaaagtgatagaaatttcataaataaaatatatttaatttcattttgtttaattgtcAATTCATAAGTCtagaattgattttaaaatatttttggtacatTTATGCACTGATTTATTAGGTGACAGAAGGATTGCACcactattacataaaattagcAAGCAACAAGCTTAAATTATgaagtaaatattgtaaaaataaacctaATGCTTACttggtttaatattatttaataatgcaatgtaacaaaaagtaaatacaGATCTGTGTTTATTACTTCGTTAacttatttctaataatttttataattataatataataatttataaatatataataatataaaaatataaataccaaCCCTAAAAACATGACGGTCTGTTTGTAAGGATCGTACAATTGTCCGGGTGGTAGCGGAGGACGGATGGGATAGTCGCGGGATGTTTTCACTACTGGACCAAACTTCTCCAACGAGCAGCGCGCGCGtcgaccaataacacctagtaAAAGTCAAGTGACATAATACCCCACTGAATtcatgtacagtcagggtaagaaaaggttcgtcaccttaagatctattttcgtgtgctcagtaattagtgataatctgctttaccgatcgagaatgacatattgcgtcgcaatgtcaTTATAAACACTATTTAAACAGTAGTGTCTTAAGTTTCaaagtttcaaaaggtactatgaGTTACGGCTTCataaaagaattaatttgaaaacggacgaaggttttcttactctgactgtacatagatTCAGTCACTACTACACATTTTACTTACACCCGAAATTGAATTATCGATCTTAGCGTGATTTTTACAAAACCATTAGCTCGTTTTATTTCTATATCATATCAAATCATACCAACAACACAAAACTAAcgttaactttaaataaatcataattgtcAAACTAGATCCAATTGTACGTCCTTTTGCAGGATCATCTGTCATCAGTTTGTCATCAATGAGTCTAACGTCAAACATGCGCTATCAATTCATTCCCAATGATGAAATAGCCTCCGTAAATACTATTACTGGCATTATTAGGAATTTATGAACCTTTTGTTCATCATGATTACTATTATACCTACTTACTATATATATGATTTgaatagataattattaatttaagaatactTAGCTCACCAGAGCTAGTAGCAGGCAGCGGTTTTGGAGACGGGTCTATTTTGACGGCGAGCCCTTCCTCAGGTTTGCAGCTGACTGAACGAACTGCTGCGCGGTAATCATCGAGGGACATTcctataaattcaaataagtaaaaaaaaaaaacaatagatatCATTCATATGTTatctacattaattaataaataaataaatatgagacaacatcacatacattgctctgatcccaatgtaagtagctaaagcacttgtgttatggaaaatcagaggcaacgacggtaccacaaacacccagatccaagacaacatagaaaactaatgataatatacattgactcggccgggaatcgaacccaggacctcggagtggcgtacccatgaaaaccggtgtatacaccacttgaccacggaggtcgtaaaattattttaacagacCTATTTTAAGTGCTTCTTCTTCTTGCATTTGTCGAACGTGTTTATGGAAACCCCATCGTTGCTGCCAAAGGCGCGCAGCGTGTTTCTCTTTTTTACTCACTGATGTACTATAAAACGAAGGCACATTTTCTGAATCTAATTATTTgacataaagataaaataacgatcgtatacattttaataaatgacaaaaatctTACAGAATTCCCTGTGCTTTCACTGGGTCAGTAGAAGGTTCTCGACGAATGCCAACACCTGTAGGAGCTTGTTTAGTATTTTCCATTTGAATTTGATGTTTATAAAGAGATAATTGATtagaagaaaattttatattttatttgtcttaagACTTTCGTATCTTGCTTTTCCTAACTACGAGTACAATAGAAATCGATCAAACGATTTCGTCACCCTACACCCTACCTGACCCTACCTGATGGATATAGAAACGATCCAACGCATATTTTCGGTCCGAGCTATAATTTTtgacagatttttttctttaaagaattatattaaagtaaaacaaaaacctCTCGGTTCTCCATTTGAACAGCTTTATGC
This region includes:
- the LOC124536385 gene encoding uncharacterized protein LOC124536385, which translates into the protein MHAGVSSESGRLFDALRQEAIRWLNSENVPSFYSTSVSKKEKHAARLWQQRWGFHKHVRQMQEEEALKIGMSLDDYRAAVRSVSCKPEEGLAVKIDPSPKPLPATSSGVIGRRARCSLEKFGPVVKTSRDYPIRPPLPPGQLYDPYKQTVMFLGSVDGDPISYKLPPARCDVTDKIWGYPQQQDVTIFDFDSLLS